A window of Variovorax paradoxus genomic DNA:
CTCCTGGCTGCTGCCGCCGCACCGCGCGGGCTGGCTGCCGCCGGGCGAGTTGCACAAGGTCGGCATCAGCGGCGCGACGAGCGGATGGACCGTGCTGATCGCGCCAGCAGCCGCGGCGCAACTGCCCGAGCGGCCTTGCGTGATCGGCATCAGCGAACTCATGCGCGCGCTGGTGCGCCGCGCCGTGACGTGGGGCGGCCACGACACGCTGGACGCCGAGCAGGAGCGCATGGCCGCCGTGCTGCTCGACGAAATGCGCCGTGCGCCGCACGAGCCGCTGCACCTGCCCATGCCGACCGATCGCCGGCTGCTGCGCATCGCGACCGCGATCTACGAGCAGCCCGAGAACAACCGCACGCTGGATGAATGGGCCCATTGGGCCGGCCTGTCGCCGCGCACGCTGAGCCGGCTGTTCCTCGCGGAGACGGCCGTGAGCTTCGCCAAGTGGCGGCAGCAGGCGCGGCTGGTGCATGCGCTGGAGCGGCTGGCGCGCGGCGAGGCTGTGGCGGACATCGCCGATGCGCTGGGCTATGCGACGCCGAGCAACTTCATCGCCATGTTCCGGCGCGCCTTCGGTGAATCGCCGGGGCGCTACTTCGCCGGACGCGGCGCGCAGTGAAGGTAGATATGGACGTTTTCGCCGCGATCGCGCGCGACGCCGATATCGCCCCATGGGAGCGCGACCGGCTGGCGCGGCACGCCGGCTGAAGCCAGCCAGCGCTCGTGGAAACGGTAGCGCTCGTCGGCGCTGGCGTAGAAGGCTTCGCTGTCCAGGTTGCGGTGGCGATGCGGCGTGAGCGTGAGGAAGATGCCGGTCAGCCGTTCATGCTCGAAGCGCAGGGTCAGCTCGACGGCATTGCGGTCGGCCGCCGTGCCGCTGGCGGTTGCGAACAGGCATTCGACTTGCCGACCCTCAACGTTCACTGACTGGTTGTTCTTCGAGAAGACGGGCGGGAGATCGTCGGCTTTGCAGCCCGCGTCGATGACGACACCGAAGGCTTCGAGCCGTCCATTCGCGGCATCGAGTGCCGGGGTGGGGGCCATGGGCTGCGTCTATCGCGTGCGCTGCGCCCGGAACAGGTACTGGCCCAGCTTCGGCCCGACCTCGATGGTCACGCGGCGCAGCTTGTCGTCATGCCCCGAGTCGGCCTTCGCCGTGACGACGATGCCGCGCGGCGTGGCGCGGCAGGTGAGTTCCGACAGGGAGATCTCCGCATGGTCGTTGTCGAGTTCGGCGATGGACACCGTGTGCGCGGCCTGCAGGTGGCCGTCGGCGTCGCGCTTCATCCACTGCACGTAGAGGAAGGACTGCGCGAACTGCTCGGCGTGGATCACGCGGTACACGCCTTGGTGGTCGCTGTCCCAGGTGCCGCACAGCTGCACCCAGTTGACTGCGTCGGGCGTCTTGAAATTTTCGTAGCTGAGGTCGTTCCCCAGCGCATGCACGCTGCTGCCGCCGCACACGGCCAGCAGGGCGGCGATCAGCCTGGCTCGAATGGTCGATAGCGCGTTCATCGTCAACGTTCCCCTTTGCGGTAGGGCTTCATCAGTGCCTGCGGGTAGCTGGCCTTTCGTGCCACAAGCACCAGCGCCAGGATCGACAGCAGGTAAGGCAACATCAGGTACAGCTGGTAGGGCAGCACGGCATCGCCCGATTGTTGCAGCCGCAACTGCAGCGCGTCGAAGAACGCGAACAGCAGCGCGCCGAGCAGGGCCTTGCCCGGCCGCCACGAGGCGAACACCACCAGCGCCACGCAGATCCAGCCGCGCCCGTTGACCATGTTGAAGAAGAAGGCGTTGAAGGCCGACAGCGTGAGGAAGGAGCCCGCCATGCCCATCAGCGCCGAGCCCGCGACGATGGCACCGGTGCGCGTGGCCGCGACCGACACGCCCTGGCTCTCGGCCGCCTGCGGGTTCTCGCCGGCCATGCGCAGCGCCAGCCCGAGCGGCGTGCGGTACAGCACCCAGCCCACCACCGGCACCAGCAGCAGTGCGAACAGGGTGAGCGCGGTCTGCGCGTTCAGGATGGGCACCGGCAGCCAGTCCATCGGCGCGAAGGGCGTGATGGTCGGCGGCGTGTTCACCTTGGGAAAGCTCACGCGGTAGCCGAAGTAGCTGAGCGCCGTGGCCAGCAGCGTGATGCCCAGCCCCGACACGTGCTGCGAGAGCGCGAGCCCCACGGTAAGAAAGGCGTGCAGCAGGCCGAACACCATGCCGGTGAGCGCGGCCACGCCGACGCCCACCCACAGCGGCGCGCCGGCATACACGGCGAGCCAGCCGGTGAAGGCGCCGGCGACCATGATTCCTTCGATGCCGAGGTTGAGCACGCCCGCGCGCTCGCACAGCAGCACGCCGAGCGTGCCGAGGATCAGCGGGGTGGCGATGCGCAGCACCGCGACCCAGAAGGCGGGGTTGGCGAGGATGTCGAGCAGGTCAGTCATTGCGTATTTCTCCCTCCCCTTCCGGGGGAGGGTCGGGGTGGGGGCAGGCGGCGCTCGCAGGGGCGGCCGATGCCCCCATCCCAGCCTTCCCCCGGGAGGGGAAGGAGCAAGAAAGAAGAAGCCACGGCCATGGTCATTTCTTCATCCTCACCCGGTACTGCGTCAGCAGCGTCGCCACCAGCACCGCGATCAGCGAGGCCGCGACGATCACGTCGGCGATGTAGGTCGGCACGCCCACGGCGCGGCTCATGGTGTCCGCGCCCACCAGCACGCCCGCCACGAACACGCCGGCCGCGATCACGCCCAGCGGGTGCAGGCCGGCCAGCATCGCGATCACGATGCCGGTGTAGCCGTAGCCCGGCGACATGTCGAGCGTGACGTAGCTGGTGCGGCCCGCCACCTCGATGGCACCCGCCAGCCCGGCCAGCGCGCCCGAGAGCAGCGCCACCATGACCACGGTGCGCGTCACCGGCACGCCCGCGAAGGCGGCCGCGCGCGCATTGGCGCCCACCGCGCGGATGTCGAAGCCCAGCACCGTGTACTTGAAGACGGCCCACACCATCACCGCGAGCGACACCGCCCACAGCAGCCCGGTGTGCACCCGCGTCTGCGCGACCAGCTTGCCCAGTTCGAGGTCGGATTGCAGCGACACGCTCTGCGGCCAGCCCATGGCGGTCGGGTCCTTCATCGGTCCGTCGAGCAATGCCGACACGCCCAGCAGCACGATGAAGTTGATCAGCAGCGTGGTCACGACCTCGTCCACGCCCAGCTTGTTCTTCATGAGCGCCGGGCCCAGCAGCATGAGCGCGCCGGCCACGGCGGCGGCCAGCATCATCAGCGGGAACAGCAGCCAGGGCGACAGCTCGAAGCCGGTGCCGCCATGCATGCCGCCCACGGCAACCGCGGCCAGTGCGCCCGCGTAGAGCTGCCCCTCGGCGCCGATGTTGAAGAGCCGCGCCTTGAAGGCGACGGTGGCCGCCAGCCCGGTGAGGATCAGCGGAATGGCGCGCGTCAGCGTTTCGCTCCAGGCGAACACCGAACCGAAGCCGCCCTGCAGCAGAAGCGCGTAGGTGCGGCCGACCGGCGCGCCCGCCCACAGCACGAGCAGGGCGCTGACGATCATGGTGAACACGACCGCGCCGATGGGCGCCAGCACCAGCGCGGCGCGCGAGGTCTGGTGGCGTTTTTCGAGCCGCATCATGTGGGCGCTCCGTTGCGTTGCGGCGCTGCGGCCGTCGCGCCGGCCATGGCCAGCCCGATGGCTTCGCGTGTCCAGGCCGTGGCGGGGCGTGCTTCGCCCAGATGGCCGCCATGCATCACGGCCACCCGGTCGCCGAGCGCCAGCACTTCGTCCAGGTCGTCGGAGATCACCAGCACGGCCGCGCCGGCGTCGCGCGCGGCGATGAGCTGCTGCTGCACATAGGCGACCGCGCCGATGTCCAGGCCCCAGGTCGGCTGGTGCGCGACGATGAGGCGGGGGGCACGGTTCGGATATTTCTTGTTGTCGTCGCCCTTGGCCGCTTCGGGCTGCTCGGGTGAGAGCAGGGCGCGGCCCAGGATCAGCTTCTGCATGTTCCCGCCCGAGAGCGAGCGGGCCGGCGCCATCAGGCCGGCGCCGCGCACGTCGAACGCCTTCTCGATGCGCCGCGCATGCAGCCGCGCGGCGGCGCGCTTCACGATGAACGACCAGCGCGAGAACACCGGGCTGCGCAGGCGCTCGGACACGGCGTTCTCCCACACCGGCAGGTCGCCGACCACGCCCACCGCGTGCCGGTCTTCGGGAATGCGCGCCACGCCGCGCTGCACCAGCCGGGCAGGAGAAGGCGGCAAGGCGCGGCCCATGAGCTGCGCGGAGCCCGAGCTGGCCCGGCGCGTGCCGCACAGCAGCTCGGCCAGCGCGACCTGCCCGTTGCCGGACACGCCCGCGATGGCGGTGATTTCGCCCGCGCGCAGCGTCAGCGAGACCTCGCGCAGCCGGTCTTGCCCGCCGTCCTTGCCGGCGGCCGTGCTCACATGGTCGAGCACGCAGACCGCGTCGCCCACCGACTTGGCGGGGCGGCGCTTCGGCGCCTCGACCGCATGGCCCACCATCCACAGCGCGAGCTGCGCCTGCGTGGTGTCGGCGGTGCGCGCCTCCGCTACCAGCTTGCCACCGCGCAGCACCGCCACGCGATGCGACACGCGCAGCACCTCGCCGAGCTTGTGGCTGATGAAAATGACAGACAGGCCCTGCGCCACCATCTGCGCCAGCGTGGCGAACAGCGCCTCGCTTTCCTGGGGCGTGAGCACGGCGGTCGGCTCGTCGAGAATCAGGATGCGCGCGCCGCGGTACAGCGCCTTGAGAATTTCCACGCGCTGGCGCTCGCCTACCGACAGGCTGCCGATCTTCGCGTCGGGCTGCACCGGCAGGCCGAAGCGCTGCGCCACGTCGAGCAGCCTGGCGCGCGCGGCTGCGCGGCGCGACACCGGGCGCCACAGGGGCTCGGTGCCCATCATCACGTTGTCGAGCACGCTGAGGTTGTCGGCCAGCGTGAAGTGCTGGTGCACCATGCCCACGCCGGCGGCCAGCGCGGCCTTGGGGTTGCCGGGCGGCAGCGGCGCGCCGAAGACTTCGATGGCGCCTTCGTCGGCGACGTAGTGGCCGAACAGGATCGACATCAGCGTCGACTTGCCCGCGCCGTTCTCGCCGAGCAGCGCGAGCACTTCGCCGGCCTGCAGGTCGAGGGAGATGGCATCGTTGGCCACCAGGCTGCCGAAGCGCTTGGTGATGCCGGCGAGCCGGAGCACAAGAGGGTTCATGGGGTGGCGGGCTCGGGGTTGACGAGCTCGCGGCAAAAGTTTTCGATAGCTTGGGCGGCGGCTGCAGGCGCTGCCTGCAACAGGCCGTGCGGACCTTCCAGCCGGACGATGCGAAGGCCCGACAGCGCGCGCTGGATGGTACGGGCTGCCTGGCCGGGAACGATGCGGTCCTCGATGGCCTGCAGATACATCACCGGCACGCGTACCAGGGGAAGCTTGTCGACCACGTTCACGCGCTGCACTTCTTTCATGCGGCGCGTCATGACGGCGGTCGACACCTGCCGCAGCGAATCCTGCAGCGAGGCGGAAAGGCCCGGCGTGGCAAAGCGGCCCAGGAGCATGCGGCGCATGGGGCCGCGCATCAGGCCGGAGTGCATGAATTTCATCGACAGCTCGAGCAGGCCGCCGCGCAGCAGCGCGAGGCCCGGCTTGGGGCTGCGGGCGAAGCTGCAGCACAGGATCAGCCCGCGCAGTCCGGGTGGCGGTGCCGCCGCGATGGAAATGGCCAGCGGGCCAGAGAAGGATTCGCCCAGCAGCACGAAAGGCTGGCCGGCGGGCAGTTGCGCGCGCACGAGCCGTTCGAGTTCGTCGTAGCCCAGCGCCTCGGTGCCGGGGTAGCGCACCACGTCGATGGCATTGCGCGGCCCCATGGCTCGGACCAGGGGCTCGAAGAGGTCGCCGGTGCCGTCCATGCCAGGGAGCAGAACTAGACGAAGCGCGCGGACAGGCGCCGCCGTCACTTCCACGCGGCGAGAAACGCCAGCATGACCTTGGCGGAGTTGTCCGCCGCGATGCTCATGAATGTGCCCATTTCGTTCTCGCCCTCGCCGCCGCCCGCGAGGTCGCTGAGCGAGCGGAAGGCGATGTAGGGCACGCCGTTGCTGTAGGCGACCATGCCCACGGCGGCGGTTTCCATGTCGAGCACGTTGGCTTGGAAGGTCTTGTAGGTGTATTCGCGGTAAGCCTTGTTGTCCATGAAGGCCTGGCCCGAGACGCCGTTGCCGCCCACCACCAGCTGCGGCTTGCGCGGCAGGCACTTGCCGGCGCCGCAGTTCGCCAGGTCGACGTTGTGGATGCTGCGCGCCACCTCGAGCATCTTCGGGTCGGCCTCGAACCAGAACTTGCGCACGATCTGCGGATTGGCCGCCGAGCGCACCTCGACCGGACGCGGGAACATCATCCCGAAGTTGGGCAGCGTGGCGTCGGTGATGAAGGGCGGCGCGCTGTACTTGCCCGGCGCGGTCTCGCGCGCCATCAGCACTTCGAGGTACTGGCCCCACTGCGCTGGAACGGTGACGTCGCCCACGTGCAGCTGCGGATTCACGCCGCCCGCGATGCCGCTGAAAACGATGTTGGTGACGCGGAAGCGGTTGAGCACCAGCTGCGTGTTCATGGTCGCGTTCGTCATGCTGATGCCCGACAGGAACAGCACCACCGGCTTGCCTTCGAGCGTGCCGGTGGTGAACTCCACTCCGTTCACCGTGTGCCTGACCGGGCCCTGCAGCCGGGTCAGCAGCAGCTTCAGCTCGGGCTCGAAGGCCGACAGCACCGCGATGCGCGGCGTGTCGTCCAGCCGCGTGCTGCTGTTGATGCTGACCGCGTCGGACTTGTAGACGCCGACGCAGCCCGCCAGCAGCACGCCGAACGCGGCAGCCAGGACCGGCGCGCGCAGGCGCCGCAGCAGGGAGGAAGTGTTCTTCGTCGTGGTGGTCATGAGTTGGTGGTCATGAGTTGGTGGGCGGAAGTTGCGGGCGGTGCGCGGCGTCGGGCGTGGCAATCCAGGCCTGCAGCGACGCGACGCGCGCGTGCTTCGGGGCCAGGCCGACGAAGGTGGTGTAGGCAGCCAGCGCCTTGGCGTCGTTGCCGGCCTGCAGATATGCATCGCCCAGGTTCAGGTAGGCGAGGGCGCGGCTGCCGTCCATGTCGATGGCCTGCTCGAACCAGCGCGCGGCTTCCACCGGCTTGCCGCGCTTGAAGTACACGAAGCCGAGGTTGTTGGCCGCCAGCGCAAAGCGCGGCTGCAGCTTCAGTGCCTCGGTGAAGGCGGCTTCGGCTTCGTCGTAGCGGCGCTCGCGGTAAAGCTGCAGGCCGCGGTCGTTGGCGCGCTGCGCCGCCACGCGCGGAGAGACGGGCGCGGCGGCCGGCATGGTCAGCTTGGCGTCCGCGCCCTCGAGGTTCTTCACCACCACCTCGATGGCGGCCGGGCCGGCCTTGGGCGCCGCTGCCGCCGTGTGCACCGCCTGCTCGTTGGCTTCGTCGATGCGCTTGTTGACCTGGCTGGCGGCGGCGTCGAGCTGCACGATGTCGCCGCTCAGGCCCTCGCGGTCGGTAGGCAGCTCGAACACGAATTCGCCGCCCTCCGAGCCAGGCAGGCTGCCGAAGGCCGGCGTCTGCCGCGCGATGGCCGAGACGGCGGGCGCCACGTAGGCTGCGAGTTCGGTGCCGGTGATGACGCCGTCGCCGTTCAGGTCGGCCTTGCCCGACAGTGCCTGCAGCATCGTCCAGGTGAAGACCGAATGGCCGCCGGGGCCGTCGTCGGCCACCTGCTGGTCGGCGCCGCCGGCGGTGAGCATCTGGCGGCCGATGCGGCGCGCGTTGTCGGTCAGGAAGTTCTTGCTGCCCTGCGGTGCGCCGCCGCGCGTGAGCCCAAGGCCCGAATAGCAGGCGTCCACCAGAAAGAGCACGTGCTTGGCTGACAGCGCCTCGGCCACCTCCTGCAGCTGCGGCATGGAGATGGCGTCGGAAGCCAGGTCGTCCAGCGCCGCATCGACCGGGATGATGTAGCCGACGTCGCGCCCGCTCGCGAGCTTGCGGGTGCTGCCGTGGCCGGCGAAGAACACCAGCACGCGGTCGTCGCGCTTCACGCGCTTGGCGTCCGCCAGCTTGTCGTTGAGCGCGCGCAGGATGTTGGCGCGCGTGGCTTCGCCGTCGTACAGCGAGGTGACGTTCTCGGGCTTGAAGCCGAAGCGGGTGACGAGCAGTTGCTCCATCGACCTGGCG
This region includes:
- a CDS encoding AraC family transcriptional regulator yields the protein MPRKPAPKTDAEGAMPDLSERADGPALIALRGADAPEHEFRLGTREYDWHRHLRGQVFCVESGLVHVRTAHGSWLLPPHRAGWLPPGELHKVGISGATSGWTVLIAPAAAAQLPERPCVIGISELMRALVRRAVTWGGHDTLDAEQERMAAVLLDEMRRAPHEPLHLPMPTDRRLLRIATAIYEQPENNRTLDEWAHWAGLSPRTLSRLFLAETAVSFAKWRQQARLVHALERLARGEAVADIADALGYATPSNFIAMFRRAFGESPGRYFAGRGAQ
- a CDS encoding ABC transporter permease, yielding MTDLLDILANPAFWVAVLRIATPLILGTLGVLLCERAGVLNLGIEGIMVAGAFTGWLAVYAGAPLWVGVGVAALTGMVFGLLHAFLTVGLALSQHVSGLGITLLATALSYFGYRVSFPKVNTPPTITPFAPMDWLPVPILNAQTALTLFALLLVPVVGWVLYRTPLGLALRMAGENPQAAESQGVSVAATRTGAIVAGSALMGMAGSFLTLSAFNAFFFNMVNGRGWICVALVVFASWRPGKALLGALLFAFFDALQLRLQQSGDAVLPYQLYLMLPYLLSILALVLVARKASYPQALMKPYRKGER
- a CDS encoding ABC transporter permease produces the protein MRLEKRHQTSRAALVLAPIGAVVFTMIVSALLVLWAGAPVGRTYALLLQGGFGSVFAWSETLTRAIPLILTGLAATVAFKARLFNIGAEGQLYAGALAAVAVGGMHGGTGFELSPWLLFPLMMLAAAVAGALMLLGPALMKNKLGVDEVVTTLLINFIVLLGVSALLDGPMKDPTAMGWPQSVSLQSDLELGKLVAQTRVHTGLLWAVSLAVMVWAVFKYTVLGFDIRAVGANARAAAFAGVPVTRTVVMVALLSGALAGLAGAIEVAGRTSYVTLDMSPGYGYTGIVIAMLAGLHPLGVIAAGVFVAGVLVGADTMSRAVGVPTYIADVIVAASLIAVLVATLLTQYRVRMKK
- a CDS encoding ABC transporter ATP-binding protein; the encoded protein is MNPLVLRLAGITKRFGSLVANDAISLDLQAGEVLALLGENGAGKSTLMSILFGHYVADEGAIEVFGAPLPPGNPKAALAAGVGMVHQHFTLADNLSVLDNVMMGTEPLWRPVSRRAAARARLLDVAQRFGLPVQPDAKIGSLSVGERQRVEILKALYRGARILILDEPTAVLTPQESEALFATLAQMVAQGLSVIFISHKLGEVLRVSHRVAVLRGGKLVAEARTADTTQAQLALWMVGHAVEAPKRRPAKSVGDAVCVLDHVSTAAGKDGGQDRLREVSLTLRAGEITAIAGVSGNGQVALAELLCGTRRASSGSAQLMGRALPPSPARLVQRGVARIPEDRHAVGVVGDLPVWENAVSERLRSPVFSRWSFIVKRAAARLHARRIEKAFDVRGAGLMAPARSLSGGNMQKLILGRALLSPEQPEAAKGDDNKKYPNRAPRLIVAHQPTWGLDIGAVAYVQQQLIAARDAGAAVLVISDDLDEVLALGDRVAVMHGGHLGEARPATAWTREAIGLAMAGATAAAPQRNGAPT
- a CDS encoding alpha/beta fold hydrolase; the protein is MDGTGDLFEPLVRAMGPRNAIDVVRYPGTEALGYDELERLVRAQLPAGQPFVLLGESFSGPLAISIAAAPPPGLRGLILCCSFARSPKPGLALLRGGLLELSMKFMHSGLMRGPMRRMLLGRFATPGLSASLQDSLRQVSTAVMTRRMKEVQRVNVVDKLPLVRVPVMYLQAIEDRIVPGQAARTIQRALSGLRIVRLEGPHGLLQAAPAAAAQAIENFCRELVNPEPATP
- a CDS encoding 5'-methylthioadenosine/S-adenosylhomocysteine nucleosidase; the encoded protein is MTTTTKNTSSLLRRLRAPVLAAAFGVLLAGCVGVYKSDAVSINSSTRLDDTPRIAVLSAFEPELKLLLTRLQGPVRHTVNGVEFTTGTLEGKPVVLFLSGISMTNATMNTQLVLNRFRVTNIVFSGIAGGVNPQLHVGDVTVPAQWGQYLEVLMARETAPGKYSAPPFITDATLPNFGMMFPRPVEVRSAANPQIVRKFWFEADPKMLEVARSIHNVDLANCGAGKCLPRKPQLVVGGNGVSGQAFMDNKAYREYTYKTFQANVLDMETAAVGMVAYSNGVPYIAFRSLSDLAGGGEGENEMGTFMSIAADNSAKVMLAFLAAWK